From Verrucomicrobiota bacterium JB022, one genomic window encodes:
- a CDS encoding TonB-dependent receptor — protein MSTSKNTRWRGRVWPLLGQTIRPSLALFTTLAPCIVWAQPATTTVTGRVQDVATREYLNRARVQVEGTNISTLTNNYGEFRLSGVPSGNVNLVVSSTGFYPETVAVDSSSPERLNVSLRSMAATRAEEDEVFELEAYEVRGESDAIAAALNVQRYSDTARTVVDSGAFGNVTEGNIGEFVKFLPGISIDYVAADARTIEVRGLGANLTQVTVDGNQMASASSSSSNRQFELEQVSLNNVERIEVIKVPTAEMPANTIGGRVNLVSKSAFEREGREVKYSVYLSANSEEFTLKKTPGWGNEDHYKIWPGLDFHYSDVYMDGNLGLIFAYKNNNQFNIQQRSNIRWEYPEFRKGVADPIPVVRRYTVQDGPKFTNRQSGSVKGDYRVNDNTVLSASLQYNYYSSEFRNTNITWDTNIDERADITSGTLPTATSVTSKLGGGDIDYGGSWRDKYGDTVHTDFELKHFGDQFEYKVGGFYSHATNHYDSAASGYVESATLSYDVPGYITLSGYGDTNGHYDAKPQISVTDANGNELPNLGAGSLDNYFLDEVTAFRDFDSTDTFMGGKADGTYFLKVGDDRLALKSGLHWQRQNRDVFAPRTRLLYRNNTTAIGGQFLNEVYSPESPGYGLPAMAWPDFEKIYDFYLANRGDFIETRGSTDRSGANAQETANGDFEVEESITAAYAMAEYNTWQERLTLVAGVRYEYTDLKGDGLAYDPDRDTYDPYKSDNSYDNFYPSVAAKLDVTDNLVLRLAYAQTIGRPNFSEIIPSTDVDLEEETLDLTNPELEPQFADNFDLSLEYYTPFGGALTLGLFHKKIDQYIGTAPVDSTLENLERLGLSDAYEGFTISQKVNRGDAKIDGIELGAQLPLSGLADLPGWAQGFTVFANGTFLKTKGNFGSDREYDDLEGFIKRTYNFGVTYEMHPVTVRVKYNHRGKELLNRISEINDDGTGYNLFQYYDPFEHVDVDLEYAASRHATIFFSARNIFGDPQDRVNELEDYGLKMLERREEFGVQMTLGIKGTF, from the coding sequence ATGTCTACATCAAAAAACACCCGCTGGCGCGGTCGTGTATGGCCACTGCTTGGCCAAACGATCCGCCCGTCTCTCGCCCTGTTCACGACCCTCGCCCCCTGCATCGTCTGGGCGCAACCTGCCACGACTACCGTTACCGGACGGGTTCAAGATGTGGCCACCCGCGAATACCTGAACCGAGCCCGCGTGCAGGTAGAAGGGACCAACATCAGCACGCTCACCAACAATTACGGTGAATTCCGCCTCAGCGGTGTGCCGTCGGGCAACGTAAATCTGGTGGTCAGCTCCACGGGCTTTTACCCGGAAACGGTCGCCGTCGACTCTTCCAGCCCCGAACGCCTCAATGTCAGTTTGCGCAGCATGGCTGCCACCCGGGCAGAAGAGGACGAGGTCTTTGAGCTGGAAGCCTACGAAGTACGAGGCGAAAGCGACGCCATCGCCGCCGCTTTGAATGTACAGCGTTACTCTGATACCGCGCGCACGGTGGTCGACTCCGGCGCCTTCGGCAATGTAACCGAAGGCAATATCGGTGAGTTCGTGAAATTCCTGCCCGGCATCAGTATCGACTACGTTGCGGCCGACGCTCGCACCATCGAAGTCCGCGGCCTCGGGGCCAACCTGACGCAGGTTACCGTCGACGGTAACCAGATGGCCAGCGCCTCTTCCAGCAGCTCCAACCGCCAATTTGAGCTGGAGCAAGTGTCGCTCAACAACGTAGAGCGCATCGAGGTCATCAAGGTGCCAACAGCCGAGATGCCTGCCAATACGATCGGCGGTCGAGTCAACCTCGTTTCCAAGAGCGCTTTCGAGCGTGAAGGGCGCGAAGTCAAATACAGCGTCTACCTCAGCGCCAACAGCGAAGAATTCACGCTCAAAAAGACGCCTGGCTGGGGCAACGAGGATCATTACAAGATCTGGCCCGGCCTCGATTTCCACTATTCCGACGTCTATATGGACGGGAATCTCGGCCTGATCTTCGCTTACAAGAACAACAACCAATTCAATATTCAGCAGCGCTCCAATATCCGCTGGGAGTATCCCGAATTCCGCAAGGGCGTGGCAGACCCGATCCCAGTTGTGCGCCGCTACACAGTTCAGGATGGCCCCAAATTCACCAACCGGCAATCGGGCAGTGTGAAGGGCGACTATCGCGTGAACGACAATACGGTTCTGTCGGCCAGCCTGCAGTATAACTACTACAGCTCCGAGTTTCGCAACACCAACATCACCTGGGACACCAACATCGACGAGCGGGCAGACATTACTTCAGGCACTTTGCCCACCGCCACCAGCGTAACTTCTAAGCTGGGCGGAGGCGATATCGACTACGGCGGCTCTTGGCGCGACAAGTACGGCGATACCGTCCATACCGACTTCGAGCTCAAGCACTTCGGCGACCAGTTCGAGTACAAGGTCGGCGGCTTCTACTCGCATGCAACCAACCACTACGATTCGGCCGCCTCGGGCTACGTCGAATCTGCCACGTTGAGCTACGACGTCCCCGGCTACATCACCTTGAGCGGCTATGGTGACACCAATGGGCACTACGACGCCAAGCCTCAGATCAGCGTCACCGACGCCAACGGCAATGAGCTGCCGAACCTGGGAGCAGGCAGCCTCGACAACTACTTCCTGGACGAAGTAACAGCTTTCCGCGACTTCGACAGCACGGATACCTTCATGGGCGGCAAGGCCGATGGCACGTATTTCCTCAAGGTTGGTGACGATCGATTGGCGCTGAAAAGCGGCCTGCATTGGCAGCGCCAAAACCGGGATGTTTTCGCTCCACGGACGCGCTTGCTCTATCGGAACAATACCACAGCGATTGGCGGCCAGTTTCTCAACGAAGTCTACTCGCCGGAAAGCCCGGGCTATGGCCTGCCAGCAATGGCTTGGCCTGATTTTGAGAAGATCTACGACTTCTACCTGGCCAACCGCGGAGACTTCATCGAAACCCGCGGCTCCACCGATCGATCCGGGGCCAATGCCCAAGAAACGGCCAATGGTGATTTCGAGGTCGAGGAATCCATCACCGCCGCCTATGCGATGGCCGAATATAATACGTGGCAGGAGCGCCTCACTTTGGTCGCAGGCGTTCGCTATGAATACACGGATCTTAAGGGAGACGGTCTCGCTTACGATCCAGACCGAGACACCTACGACCCGTATAAATCCGATAATTCCTACGACAACTTTTATCCCAGTGTAGCCGCCAAACTGGATGTGACAGACAATCTGGTGCTGCGTCTGGCCTATGCCCAGACCATTGGGCGCCCCAACTTCTCTGAGATCATACCGTCAACTGACGTGGATCTGGAAGAAGAGACGCTCGACCTGACTAACCCTGAGCTTGAGCCCCAGTTCGCGGATAACTTCGACCTGTCCCTCGAATACTATACGCCTTTTGGGGGCGCGCTTACGCTCGGGCTATTTCACAAGAAGATCGATCAGTACATTGGAACAGCTCCTGTCGATTCGACGCTTGAAAATCTCGAAAGGTTGGGCCTCTCCGATGCATATGAAGGTTTCACCATCAGTCAAAAGGTGAATCGGGGCGATGCCAAGATCGACGGGATCGAGCTGGGCGCTCAGCTTCCGCTTTCGGGTTTGGCCGACTTGCCTGGCTGGGCTCAAGGTTTCACCGTCTTCGCCAACGGCACGTTCCTCAAAACGAAGGGCAACTTTGGCTCGGACCGCGAATACGATGACCTGGAGGGCTTCATCAAGCGGACTTATAACTTCGGCGTGACCTACGAGATGCACCCTGTCACGGTGCGGGTGAAATATAACCACCGTGGGAAGGAACTCCTGAACCGGATCTCGGAAATCAACGACGACGGCACCGGCTACAACCTGTTCCAGTACTACGACCCATTTGAGCACGTTGACGTAGACCTTGAATACGCCGCCTCGCGTCACGCCACGATCTTCTTCAGCGCGCGCAATATCTTCGGCGACCCGCAAGACCGGGTAAACGAGCTGGAAGATTATGGCCTGAAGATGCTGGAACGCCGCGAGGAGTTCGGGGTGCAGATGACGCTGGGCATCAAGGGCACCTTCTAA
- a CDS encoding alanine--glyoxylate aminotransferase family protein gives MSYKLFIPGPIEVSAKTYQAMTTPVVGHRSADFVALYQAVQPSLQKLFYTQDPVYLSTSSAWGVMEGSLRNLCRKKVLNCCSGAFSDKWFDVAQRCGKQAKALQYEWGTPLDPEDIRKELSTGEYDVITIIHNETSTGTMNPLKEIMEVLREFPEVMSVVDTVSSFSVLPILKDEWGIDVMLTGSQKALALPPGLALLSVSERALKRCQELPDRGYYFDFEEFHKNHEKGMTPSTPVIPLIYALRSKLEDIEAEGVENRYARHEKLNQMVRAWVERHGLSLLPPAEFGSKSLNCVKNDKGWDLSQLNKLLKQKHNCVIDGGYGKLKGKTFRISNMGDETEATIQKLLQDLDSVVAQLG, from the coding sequence ATGAGCTATAAGCTGTTTATCCCCGGTCCTATCGAAGTATCGGCCAAAACCTACCAGGCCATGACGACCCCGGTCGTCGGGCACCGCAGCGCCGACTTCGTCGCCCTCTACCAAGCCGTGCAGCCCAGCTTGCAGAAGCTGTTCTACACCCAGGATCCGGTTTACCTCTCCACCAGCAGTGCCTGGGGCGTCATGGAAGGCTCCCTGCGCAACCTGTGCCGCAAGAAGGTGCTGAACTGCTGCAGTGGCGCATTTTCCGACAAGTGGTTTGACGTAGCCCAGCGCTGCGGCAAGCAAGCCAAGGCCTTGCAATACGAATGGGGCACGCCGCTCGACCCGGAAGATATCCGCAAGGAGCTTTCGACCGGCGAATACGACGTCATCACCATCATTCACAACGAGACCTCGACCGGCACCATGAACCCGCTGAAGGAGATCATGGAAGTCCTTCGCGAGTTCCCGGAAGTGATGAGCGTGGTCGACACCGTCAGCTCGTTCTCCGTGCTTCCGATCCTCAAGGACGAATGGGGCATCGACGTGATGCTGACCGGCTCGCAAAAGGCCCTCGCCCTGCCCCCCGGCCTCGCCCTTCTCAGCGTGAGCGAGCGTGCGCTGAAGCGTTGCCAGGAGCTGCCCGACCGTGGCTACTACTTCGACTTCGAAGAATTCCACAAGAACCACGAGAAGGGCATGACGCCCTCCACTCCGGTGATCCCGCTGATCTACGCCCTGCGCAGCAAGCTGGAAGACATCGAAGCTGAAGGCGTCGAGAACCGCTACGCCCGCCACGAAAAGCTCAACCAGATGGTCCGCGCCTGGGTGGAGCGCCACGGCCTGTCCCTCTTGCCGCCCGCAGAGTTTGGCTCCAAGAGCCTCAACTGCGTGAAGAACGACAAGGGCTGGGACCTTTCGCAGCTCAACAAGCTGCTCAAGCAAAAGCACAATTGCGTGATCGACGGCGGCTACGGCAAGCTGAAGGGCAAGACCTTCCGCATCTCCAACATGGGCGATGAAACGGAAGCCACGATCCAGAAGCTGCTGCAAGACCTCGATTCCGTCGTGGCTCAGCTCGGGTAA